GTGTACATAGGTCTCCTGTGAAGAGGTACCGAAAAGGCAAGGATAGTGAGTGCGCCTGCAAAGATGCCAGAACCGCCGACGCCGGCAATAGCCCGTCCTACGATGAGTGTGACACTGTTGGGAGCGACACCACAGATGAGACTACCCACCTCAAAGATGGCAATGGCTGATAGGAATGTCCACTTGATGCTGCCATAGGTATACAGCTTGCCAAAGAACAGCTGCAGTGCGGCCGTTGTAAGCATGTATGCCGACCCGTACCACCCCACGTCATTGAGACTTTGGAAAGCGTCAGTGATTCTTGGAATCGCCGTTGCAATGATGGAATTGTCTATACAAATTAGCAGAGTTTGAAAATAGGACTGTTTACTCACCAAGAGCCATGACAAAGACAGCCAAACAGAGAGCGAGAGTGATTAAACCAAGCTTGACTCCAGTAGGATATTCTTGTTCAGGTCCCGATTGTTCCTCTCCACTCATGGGAGGTGAGGACTGGAGTTTCTCAGTGCTTTCTGTAGGTGCAGCAGACCGCGGACGAATCTCATTATATCGAACCGAGCCCATCACCGGATGAGGGTATTCTTTGCCGTGGTGTTCCGGCATACTGTAATCTGCGGGAAGAGAACGGACACTAAAGTTGCTCGGAGCGATCGACGATGGCCGGCTTACACCATTGATGTCCTTGGAATGACCAGAACCTGACGCACCAGGATGCGATGTAAGCCAGTCGTCGGCATCTCTGGCAAGCTTGGCTGTTTCCGAGTCAAAGTTGAAATACCGAGATGATTCTCTCAAAGATGAGTAGAGTGTTTCTTTTGGTAGACGTACACTCAGGTGCGAACGACTAGTCGCAGCCATAGAGTAGTCTGGGGCGGACATGATAGAAGCCATCTTGAGTGCTTTGTGTAGTACGGCTGTTTATGATGCTGAGATGTGAAAAGATAAAGACCCCAGCCGTAGACTCATTCGAACGGGGTGACATGCTTTTAAGCTTCATCTTCTGTTCAATTTTATAACAGTAGCCTGCGAAGCAATGTGACACGACGGATCCTTCAGCAAGCTCATGCCGAGTCGATGATGAACTTTCGTCTTACAACGGGGGCGAGAGTCAAATCCACAAGAAAATCACTTCTCATAAGATCTTCACCTGCAGTTGTGGCCTTTCTTGCCGAGCACGAGATGTGGCATCCCGCAGATAGCGTCTGGGACATGCAATGACTTCAGCGGCATCAACCAAGGAGAAGCGTGCGACGATAAGATCGTGTAGCCCATCTTCTCCTCCAGGCCAGAAACGTGGCCGTAGCGGAGACCGGGTGCCGTCGAGGCTTGAGGATGCTTCGGATGTCTATAAGCCTCAGATGACCGCTCCTGTTTCCGTATTGTCAGCCGCTTCCGCCGAATTATCTCGTAAAGCAGTCTGAGACctttggaggaggaagtAGATCCTTGGGCGTAAAGGGACTTTGTCTCCGTGATAACCATTGCATGGAGTGGCAGTACACACTTGTCGTAGAGGTGGCCAGACCTTCAGCCAGTGATTTCGACTAACCAGCCATTCGAACCAAATAGACTGCGAACCGCATCTTCATTAGCaacctatctcgttatcggTAGGGCGAAACGTGGCTACACGGTATAAGCAAGAGGTTTGAAGATGAAAAGTTGTGTCACTTGACCAAGCCAGATTAGAACGTTCAGAAGAGAACGGCAATGAGTAGAACATTCCCTACTTGGGATGTTTCGCAGCATAACGGACATTAAAGCAAACCCGAGACCGAAGATTCCAGGATATTATCATATCTTCGAAATGAATTCTGTGGTTAAAGCAACCCAGCATCGGACGGCGGTGGTTATGTCGCCGACTCTTTGATCCCTCCGCGAATGAGTCAAAATGACGAGACAAGGTGTTACATTGTCACACAAGATGCAAAGAATTGCTAGGCCGCTTTGGAATTGCCTTTTAAACGCAAGGCATTAGTGAACGGAAGCTCGGAACTCTTGAAGGCTGATAAATCATTTCTATATTGGCAAAGCGCGCCCAAGGCTCGTGTGGTCCAACCCTAGACAATAAGTACTAATGCGTTCGAACTTGGAACAAGAGTGATGGGCCGAAACTACATAAAAGTAGCAAGAACAAAACATAGGTACATAATGATAAAGTGTCTGTTGGTCCCTTGCAATCGACACTCAAAAGATGTCATGCGATGCTGTGCAGCTTCCATCAAGATATATCGGAGAAAGAATGTCGCAAAATCCAGGCGTGGTCCTCGGATAATTTGACCACTTTCATAGCATTTCAGTTGGATTGGGCACCGATTTTCTGATGTCCATAGTCCTCCTCGAGGGAGTTTTCAAATTTTGGAGTGTCAGCGCGGGCTCGTTTGCCCGGTCTCTTTGGCGTCTCCGAGTAGAAGCGCTGTTGTGAGTTGTGAGCCGGAGGGCCGAAAAGAAGTCTGGCAGGATTCTCTGCAGTAGTCCCTCGGCCGAATTTGATTGACTCGTGGATTGCAGGACTCTGTGTTTGAAGTCGGACTGGAGGTATGGGAACACTGCCGTTGGATGGGGTGTACATCTGCTGCAACACCTGTTGTTGAGTTTGATGAAGCGATGAAAGCGCAGCGTTGGCGAACATGGGTGAGCCTGGCCATGGTGCGATCTGTTCAAAATCCTCTTTGCGAAATCGCAGCTCGGGAGTTGACATATGTGGCGTCATGTTCTGATTGTGCGGTGGAACAATATGTCCCCAGGATGGCATTGCTGCGTTCATCGGAGCATTTGAGCAGGTGGACGGGTCATCCAAGTAGAATGAAGGAGTTCCAGGGCGAATGAAAGTGCACTCAGAAGCTGCTTGACCTTGGAATGTATAAGGCTGCACGATTTGGTCCTTAATGTCGGAATTGCTACTTGCTTGTGATGGTGTAGAAGATTGCTGTAGTCGCCGCCACATGGATGGATTGGGCCATGCAATCTCCAAGTGTTCGAGAACATCTGCCAAGGTGTCAGTGCAACGTTTGTTTCTGAAGTCTTGTTCTCACCTTGAGGTGCATGCTGGAAGGAAAAGACGACAAGGTTGTTAGCTTTTTGGAAAGTCATTTTGTCTTGCGAATCATCATAGTTGCCCTCGCTGATGACAAGCTTGATACGGCCAAGGTTATCGGCTGCGCTCCAGTGTCGCTGATACAGAAGCTCTTGCTGGAATATGGGAAATCCGATAACTTGCTTTCCATCTGTGCGCGACACGACACACGGCCAGGTGATATCTAGATTAGCAAACGTGGAACTGGCAACGTCAGTGATGGTCTTGTAGATGGACGAATAGGACGAACGTCACAAGACTCCCATCGATAAAAAGTCTAGCATTAATCGCAGAATGCTCTTTGTCGACGACTTGATCGTTTTGTGGTTTCTTCCACAAGTGAATGGATATCTGGAAGGGAGTGCCGGGTTCGAGGCTTGGGACGAAACATGTAACTGTTGGGACACCAAGAGCTTGCGGATTCAAAGACTCTACACTATTGTTAGGACCAAAGGATTAGATGTAAACATAGTCATGGACTTACCTGTATCATGGACAACGTAACATGCAACCTTGAATTCTTGCAGAGGAGTAGCGGAGTTTTGTTGGAAAAGGAGAACGTCCCAGTCCGCGTACCGCATGTTGATGGCTGGAGTGGGGGATGAAGATAGGTAGTAAGAACAATTGGGAGAGATCAAAGTCCAGTAGGTCATGGTGAATTGTCCCGTGCGAGCTCTTGCCAAAACAGCCGTATGGTACAATATTTGCGgaaggaggagaggagaCATTCCTGATGCATTGTTGTAGCCGTGGAAATCCACCACAATGGACTCTTGGGCGATTTATAACAAATACCTAAGAAAGCATTGATGCAAGTTTGATGTTGGCATGTCAATTTCCGAGATGGGAGATTTCTGGAAGTCGACATGCCATGGCTCTCGGAAAGCGCTCATGTTCAGAATCCAAAGGCATGTCTACGGCGAGCAGCACATCGTTTTATATTCAACGTACTGATGTATAACATATAACCTGTTAGCCACATTTTGATTGTTTATATGCTAAGTCTTTTATTTGACCGTCCAGTAGATCACAAGGCACATTCATTGACACCATTCAATCCATTGCATTCCATTTCTTTATGTACAAACGAGCATATTGGCTCAAGGATCCTCATCTCCCTCCATACGAGCCTACAACTGTCAGTATACGAATATTTCACTTCTTTTTGCCTACTCACCCTTGTAGCTCCTGGGCCACCAAGCTCTCGCTCTAAACCACCCTCAAACTCTCGGGGATAAGCGGGGCGATCGGGGTAGTTAAGGTAGACGACCCCAGTGACGCTCAAGAAAGCGGCGATAAAGGTTCCGATCATGATGGCACCGGGGCCGGCGGTGGTCCAAGTGTACTGCCAGGGAGAAAAGATTCCCAAAACATCGTTATCCTCGTGAATGGGTTCACCAAAGTTTCGTCGCTCCTGAGGATCCCACCAGTTGCCGTGAGGGTCACGGAACTGTCGTTTGATTCGTGGTGGGTTGATGTAGCCGCCGTTCTGCGATATTTCATCAGTTCCTTGGTTCCTCCTCAAGCTCGTCTGTCACTAACCATTCCGGGGTCCTCCGCCTCGGTCATGCTGGGAGGTTCGGGGTACTTCTGGTCAATGACCTTCTTATCGGTGTACTGATCGGGGAGGAATGTTCGACGCTGGATTGTAGGAAGTCGTCGAGCAGCTGCCATGCCGCTACGCAGGGCCGAGGCCCGCGCAATTCGTTGGGGGAGCATCTGTAGGAAACAAGTTTAGCGACATCAATTGGACATGCTCAGACATCTTCAATATACCTCGGCCGATAGGACAATGTCGTCGGCGTCCAATTGCTCTGTGACGTGATGAGATGGCTCAGTGTTGAAGCTTTAGCCAATCGAGGCTGCGATGATTCTCAACCGAAAAGTTCCGCCTCAGGCATCAGCAAGCGCGTGCCGGACCATTTTCGGTTAGCTTGGTCGGAGGTCCAGGGGCGTGCATCCTCGATTTCTCCCCAGCTCAAAAGTTTTGCTGACGACATTGGGTTTTGCGACTAAATTCTACGCAGTTCGCCCGCAAGGCTTTTGAACATGTGCAAACTTTGTATGAATATCCACTGAATTACCCCGTTCTGTAGACATTAATTCCGACCCCGCAAATGATAGCTTCGCGGAGAAAACGTCCACAGCGTCCCTTGTCCCCACGTTGCGACTATGCCCGAGACCGCGTCGACCGCCAACGTGCTGCCCAAGTCGGACCCTGATGCTATAAAAACTGAACAAGACGCGCTCGAGGGGCATGAAAATGGGGTAGACGCGTTGCAAGGAACAATGGATAGTCATGATGAAACGAATGGGGATGCGCCCGCCACCGAGAATCATCATGAGCCCAACGGTTATATCCATGACGACGAACGACCAGCAAAGAGAAGACGTACACGAGACTCGACACCCCCTCAAAGCACACCAAAAAAGATGAAGCCCGTATCGCCACCATGGAAGAAGATATCTGCCGACGGCCCAACGTCTTATACCGAGAATGGCCGTCGCAAATCTGGCCGCATCAACACCCTTCTACCAGAACCTAGCCCTTCAAGCAAAAACCGAACATCAAGAAGATCTACCGGCGCGAATTCGACtcccaagaccaaggctgAAATCCAGTTGACTAATGGCAACTCAAGAAAAATGCCCAACGGCTCTCACAAGGCGAGCCCCGCCACTAAAACTCCATCGAAGCAAGCACCcgcatcaacaccaaaatCTGCATCAAAAAAGCCTGCAGAAACCCGAACATCTTCCCGCTCTACCCGTCGACGAAGTCCCTCTCCTCCGCCCCCTCCCCAAAACTCGACCAGATCCCGTCGATCGGCACGATTTAGCGATGCAGTCATCAAAGAGGAACCAGAACAAGATACACGAACCGCACCTTCGAATTCTACCCATCGATCACCTCGGATAAAACTACGAGTCGGACGATCTGGCCATATTCCTCTTGTGCATCCTGATCAGGTTCGCAAAAGGCCAAAGATTGGAACAAACTTTGAGGACTTTTGGACTCGGGCTGGCGATATTCCTGTTGAGGAGGGTGGACTCCAAGCATCTGAAGATGGTCCTCAGTACACTGATGAATTGGCCGAGCGAGATGCTCGTGTAATCCTTCGAGTTGAAaaggaagttgaagatggcgGAATGCTCTCCCAGGGTCGATGCTCCATCTTTCTCCCAGAACCGCAAGAAGAGCCTCCCAGACAATGGGCTCGTCAGGATCACATGGTGAAAGCTATGGCCAACTTTCGAAAGCTCATGCTAGCGGAACAACAACGTCACCGATTTGCAGCAAAGAAAATAGCCGAAGCCTGTCGTGACGAATGGCTACGACGTCAACCAAAGTCGGAGGAAGAGATTGAGGCCGAGCAAAGGGCAATTTGGATATCCCGATACCGTGTTGTTGTCAAGACATTGTTTGGCACATGGGAGAATGTCCGTAACGAAGTCAATCGTCGAAGACTAGCCGAGTGGGAGCAAGAGGAGCAAAAGAGAGTCAAAGCAGCATTAAACGAAGCCGTCAACCTCTCGGAACAAAAACTACAAGCTCGTCAGGCAGGACTAGATTCTGAACAGCTttcagaagaggaagacggaTTCGATGATCTCAGCGACGACATGAGCAtgaacgacgacgacgaactTGGTCTAGCATCGggggaggatgaagacaACGAGGAGGACGATGCCGATAGTGATATAATGTCATCAGACGAGGAGGAaggtgatgatgaaggagaccAGAAGGATATTGGCGACGAAAACTTGACGCAAGAACAGCTACGAGCGAAATACGCCCACATACCAGAGCTGGAGAAGTCAACCGAAACCCCAGTGACCGAACCCACTCCCGAAGACACTGATGCTGTCGATACGGCTCAAGCAACTGCTACCGAGAATGCCGAGACGAGCGACGAATCTGTAGACATGGATGATGATATGGGGTCTACCGATATGGACAGTagcgaggaggaggaagagtcaGAAGAGGAGTCGGACGAAGATGCCGGTGGTCTCTTAGGACTTCTTTTCGGAAAGTCTGAATTGAAAAAGATGAACAGTGAGGCTGTTGCGGAAACTACGGTCGAGTCAAAGGAAGATTCCGAGATGCCCGACGAGGAAGCAGTTTCAGATGTCGATGGTGAAGGTGCCGAAGAGAACGAAATGTCTTTGATCCAAATGCCCGATTCAGAGGTTCATAACGAATCGGGGGCAGGATTGGAGAAGTCGGCGAATGAGGCAATCGACGAGGAAAATGAACAGTTAGCGGAAGCCACCCGGGATGTCGCACCTGATCTAGCGGGACAGCATGGATTGTCAAACACAGACCAAACTCCTACGGAATCTGCCAAAGATAAAGAAGTTGTCATGACTGGTACTGACGAACCATCTCTGGCACTAACAGAAAAACCTCATAGCCCAGCGACTGAACCAGCTACCAACCCACCTAGTCGTGCACATAGCACATCACCACCCGCCACATCAGAAACCAAGCCTTCTGAGCCTGACACTGCATCTTCTGGAGAGATGGCTATCGACAAGCATGACACAAGCCGATCTCCTTCACCCCAACTGCCCAACCACAAAATCGACGTACCTTTCCTTCTCAGAGGAACGTTGCGAGAGTACCAACGTGACGGTCTTGACTGGTTGGCAGGCCTATACGCCAATAGCACCAACGGTATCCTTGCTGATGAAATGGGTCTGGGTAAGACGATCCAAACCATTGCCCTTCTTGCCCATCTG
This Fusarium poae strain DAOMC 252244 chromosome 3, whole genome shotgun sequence DNA region includes the following protein-coding sequences:
- a CDS encoding hypothetical protein (TransMembrane:1 (o167-188i)~BUSCO:51782at5125), whose protein sequence is MSSAKLLSWGEIEDARPWTSDQANRKCFNTEPSHHVTEQLDADDIVLSAEMLPQRIARASALRSGMAAARRLPTIQRRTFLPDQYTDKKVIDQKYPEPPSMTEAEDPGMNGGYINPPRIKRQFRDPHGNWWDPQERRNFGEPIHEDNDVLGIFSPWQYTWTTAGPGAIMIGTFIAAFLSVTGVVYLNYPDRPAYPREFEGGLERELGGPGATRARMEGDEDP
- the SWR1 gene encoding swr1 complex component (BUSCO:1484at5125), with the translated sequence MPETASTANVLPKSDPDAIKTEQDALEGHENGVDALQGTMDSHDETNGDAPATENHHEPNGYIHDDERPAKRRRTRDSTPPQSTPKKMKPVSPPWKKISADGPTSYTENGRRKSGRINTLLPEPSPSSKNRTSRRSTGANSTPKTKAEIQLTNGNSRKMPNGSHKASPATKTPSKQAPASTPKSASKKPAETRTSSRSTRRRSPSPPPPPQNSTRSRRSARFSDAVIKEEPEQDTRTAPSNSTHRSPRIKLRVGRSGHIPLVHPDQVRKRPKIGTNFEDFWTRAGDIPVEEGGLQASEDGPQYTDELAERDARVILRVEKEVEDGGMLSQGRCSIFLPEPQEEPPRQWARQDHMVKAMANFRKLMLAEQQRHRFAAKKIAEACRDEWLRRQPKSEEEIEAEQRAIWISRYRVVVKTLFGTWENVRNEVNRRRLAEWEQEEQKRVKAALNEAVNLSEQKLQARQAGLDSEQLSEEEDGFDDLSDDMSMNDDDELGLASGEDEDNEEDDADSDIMSSDEEEGDDEGDQKDIGDENLTQEQLRAKYAHIPELEKSTETPVTEPTPEDTDAVDTAQATATENAETSDESVDMDDDMGSTDMDSSEEEEESEEESDEDAGGLLGLLFGKSELKKMNSEAVAETTVESKEDSEMPDEEAVSDVDGEGAEENEMSLIQMPDSEVHNESGAGLEKSANEAIDEENEQLAEATRDVAPDLAGQHGLSNTDQTPTESAKDKEVVMTGTDEPSLALTEKPHSPATEPATNPPSRAHSTSPPATSETKPSEPDTASSGEMAIDKHDTSRSPSPQLPNHKIDVPFLLRGTLREYQRDGLDWLAGLYANSTNGILADEMGLGKTIQTIALLAHLACTHEVWGPHLVVVPTSVMLNWEMEFKKWCPGFKILAYYGSQEERKRKRQGWNNDDVWNVCITSYQLVLQDQQVFKRRRWHYMILDEAHNIKNFKSQRWQTLLGFNTQARLLLTGTPLQNNLTELWSLLFFLMPAENGVGGFADLQEFHDWFAKPESQILESGREQMDDEARAIISKLHKVLRPYLLRRLKADVEKQMPAKYEHVEFCRLSKRQRELYDGFLSRSDTKETLNSGNYLSIINCLMQLRKVCNHPDLFVDRPIMTSFRMQKSVVSDFEVTEQRVQRLLHDPSPMKDVSLGFLNLMPTQCESLSTTQAERISQLSSHRILMDLREAQKVRAQSAHANLDPSTVASNIGYLESGARWGRYEELQHCVYLNALRRQKKPIYGKNLIELLTIGTDKRPYKPRPKIPRQVMAWFEEESTLIQSMIPTVNQRADSFKTTIEKFSCVTPAVVTRDMEQFVLGRKGIEAFTDEDLKLSAPVRWAPFLPKEAPPDPWHEGRMRLSIQFPDKRLLQYDCGKLQILDKLLRKLQAGGHRALIFTQMTKVLDILEQFLNIHGHKYLRLDGATKVEQRQILTDRFNNDPRILCFILSTRSGGLGINLTGADTVIFYDQDWNPAMDKQCQDRCHRIGQTRDVHIYRLVSEHTIEANILRKASQKQMLDDVVIQEGEFTTDYFNKLSVRDVLSEKLDSKSEGLDAADAALDRVLGGPDTSNDQRRVGRALEQAEDREDVAAARVAEKEIQADDADFTEKPSNNASGTSTARQGTPASKSVLDGGLDEIDTPQVEKVLEHNAWGDKMHTIDDYMLGIMAEQLKDTKLELPKDKKKGKKKKGKDTRKR